A region of Zeugodacus cucurbitae isolate PBARC_wt_2022May chromosome 5, idZeuCucr1.2, whole genome shotgun sequence DNA encodes the following proteins:
- the LOC105216427 gene encoding receptor-mediated endocytosis protein 6 homolog — translation MEPNSDDNLLEIMDLARTLRQEQLFIQQEQAAFAQFTESLSENSAAITKLAYICAQQRQNLNDLITSRPETGPSICCRRAKNYENAKYIDAKKVLDYEHAISYEELFNHLYRSPYLLALSLATGDRIAEITPQHLSCVIHTISAGLYGNAINTKDVEMILKLLRELIEIQIVVSENPRNLLRANSSAFARLYHRLNESMFSAKIFLTAALFEPIMGVLSDVDSVLDVDPSKVVENFSSKERLKRFGAENSNNYQENINKFHNDIIAKLHVMAKSFIDSLTFNWSLFPSTLRWLVQTMSHQLKQSHFSDKIINEIITDMVFTHFICPAIVSPDIMGIIDAPIPEQVRFNLIQIGQIIQMLALAKHDDVDAKFAQVHAKFESNMVSNLIDLLLMSQSGEDVVAILSQQSDFDRSHLLSTQSELAYFVEFYRILMANDDFEPPAEERKKLQKILAHLPESAEHSQRVQSNGGEVAGALPVNGETSGLKERSKQGFMGLSKVTKNKIAKSMSFSTNSNTGIDGAAASTHLNGLTNGGGHTGISQAHAHENHNGNNGSAGASTNASVSSNSSSPIRTINMNDVLENEPILVFSIYNGDEHKLQPLTEEEVLKMNCIGQDISNGEALLVDTGSVNLDNTIDKSSSVANGFDGMDNMSDVLRPLHSKTTRFSLSHDDASIGNSDNLEAVSEAPSNHSVTSSLELEEENDQNDNLSDMVSANVSGRGSPNISGRDTPSSQVTDGESVHNALPTPQMQKLISKARSDIEDKFCKFEIKKFEGDETVSIISDTWSTDVLASDSETVDASERDRDRNFSTPLIPSAVVLPGDNNFDVLTGAGVMRPFLDVSDQRSESNWSTDVLASDSEKFAEVDTDDNLSITAKSDITDSGARSEQERDQLAAAISAAHTRRVPNSPYYTARNGRTFRAATAANYNAPAGGNSGSAALNGAGKVVRAAIVNAGSEDGGVVTADGSHGSGSSDHSQDDSAFYDAANLYDEAAASVKTEQDATAHYAGFSSLARSSVRTTNQYSGENNFQQEYKSSSGTSDGKETFLGAPRMRRQTSAESSISNQSVTFEDASGNAGVIASKPPKSHHKGGVKKKKQHNNSTSSHKDLIDFSDFGEEEKPPISVRAAIHDTLTAPTPSSLIDLFVDENVEHRHTSNEARNASFDGRRNGIMAMKGNGHTESPGSHASVPVLRRHQSLNYENHELMISNVVNSTKRVTMIPNLSQTDDAKSQQQQQIMLLCAKTEKLQLNDTDNGTSESATLSTSRTTLSNNTSGIGTASATTSSLSIATTSMNSCQKPTKSTGAIPKSISFDASADKNTNSHNDGAAGATTSAGAGARHLPTHRNARVLYPNLGGHISTSANSNSGIFNKLKQGIFKHRRGNKSHSRHSTHLHNGVESVDAGAASGEYATTHTTSSRSVSFSANTSEMSLEIIGIGSGSASARNTSTGGADNVGATGGMASSYSDINEDILAKYRRKVSSSSEATNSDSMGNCLVGLAAGAAAHERKLSDTEAKSPTTLLHDKTLAFNVIKKKIRTVLSKTDLHTGDFRHTTYTNASPLLTYLQIQLAQALNLQNFQQISYVSEAIRCISTLERSQHTQLLEELQQDIQKRQNYLQYLMRYRQNQLLMMENIEQFETRLRSESATCNRYLMAVCVRLFFEKRQAKLAEFQEEFARLTVSDDKIELIEEFVDGLMEELLAPAGILHGMPEWQAQEARQSIERILLTRLYQQVMFPNEDADLSRDTVLSEHIRKLQRVISPSHPALCIPQAYLSEAPWSFSQQQLSYISAYKTPREKLLCVIRCISSIMSLLHMSSGRVPAADDILPVLIYVVIMTNPPFLLSTVEYITCFIGEKLEGEEQFHWTLFCSVVKFIKTMDYLD, via the exons atggaaCCGAATTCGGATGATAATCTCTTGGAGATTATGGATTTGGCACGTACTTTGCGCCAGGAACAACTATTCATACAACAAGAACAAGCCGCCTTTGCGCAATTCACAGAGTCACTATCGGAGAACTCGGCAGCCATAACaaag TTGGCGTATATATGCGCACAACAAAGACAGAATCTTAATGATTTGATCACGTCGCGTCCAGAGACGGGCCCCAGTATTTGCTGTCGGCGTGCGAAGAACTATGAAAATGCTAAATACATTGATGCCAAGAAAGTGCTGGACTATGAG CATGCCATTTCCTATGAAGAGCTGTTCAATCACCTCTATCGTTCACCTTATCTGCTTGCACTTTCGCTGGCCACCGGCGATCGCATTGCTGAGATAACACCACAGCACCTTAGCTGTGTAATACACACCATATCGGCGGGGCTCTATGGCAACGCCATCAATACGAAGGATGTGGAAATGATATTGAAGCTCTTAAGAGAGCttattgaaatacaaattgTGGTTAGTGAGAATCCACGTAATTTATTACGTGCAAATTCGTCGGCTTTTGCGCGTCTCTATCATCGTTTGAACGAGTCAATGTTTTCGGCGAAAATCTTTTTAACGGCAGCATTATTCGAACCAATAATGGGCGTATTGAGTGATGTTGATAGTGTGTTGGATGTGGATCCAAGCAAAGTGGTGGAGAATTTCAGCAGTAAAGAGCGCTTGAAAAG ATTTGGTGCTGAAAACTCGAATAACTATCAAGAGAACATAAATAAGTTCCACAATGATATCATAGCCAAGCTGCATGTTATGGCTAAATCATTCATTGACAGCTTAACTTTCAATTGGTCACTTTTTCCATCCACACTCCGCTGGCTGGTACAAACCATGTCACATCAGCTAAAGCAATCACATTTCTCGGATAAAATCATCAATGAAATAATCACGGATATGGTTTTCACACATTTCATTTGCCCAGCAATCGTTAGTCCGGACATAATGGGTATCATCGATGCACCAATACCGGAGCAGGTGCGCTTTAATCTCATACAAATCGGACAAATCATACAAATGCTCGCCTTGGCCAAACACGATGATGTTGATGCGAAATTCGCGCAAGTGCATGCGAAATTCGAATCGAATATGGTTTCaaatttaatcgatttattgcTGATGAGTCAATCCGGCGAAGATGTGGTTGccatactctcgcagcaaagtGATTTTGATCGCTCCCATTTGCTGAGTACACAAAGTGAGCTCGCTTATTTTGTAGAGTTCTATCGCATACTCATGGCTAATGATGACTTCGAGCCGCCAGCCGAAGAACGAAAGAAACTGCAGAAAATACTCGCGCATTTGCCGGAATCCGCAGAGCACAGTCAGCGTGTGCAGTCGAATGGCGGGGAGGTGGCCGGCGCATTGCCGGTAAACGGTGAGACAAGTGGACTCAAAGAACGCTCCAAACAAGGTTTCATGGGTCTCAGCAAAGTGACAAAGAACAAAATTGCCAAAAGTATGAGCTTTAGTACAAATAGTAATACAGGAATCGATGGCGCAGCAGCATCAACCCATTTGAATGGGTTAACAAATGGCGGTGGACACACGGGCATAAGTCAAG CCCACGCACATGAAAATCATAACGGTAATAATGGCAGCGCCGGCGCATCAACCAATGCATCCGTCAGTTCGAATAGTTCATCGCCGATACGCACGATAAATATGAATGATGTACTCGAAAATGAGCCAATACTTGTCTTCAGCATTTATAACGGTGATGAGCATAAATTGCAACCGCTCACTGAAGAGGAAGTGCTGAAGATGAACTGCATTGGCCAGGATATATCTAATGGCGAGGCGCTACTCGTCGATACGGGCAGCGTAAATTTGGACAACACTATTGACAAATCATCCTCAGTGGCCAATGGTTTCGATGGCATGGACAACATGAGCGATGTATTGCGTCCGTTGCATTCGAAAACCACACGTTTCTCACTGTCGCACGACGACGCGTCGATCGGCAATTCGGACAATCTGGAAGCGGTTAGCGAGGCGCCGTCCAACCACTCTGTCACTAGCTCACTTGAGTTGGAGGAGGAAAACGATCAAAATGATAATCTATCCGATATGGTATCGGCGAATGTATCAGGACGCGGTTCGCCCAATATAAGCGGTCGCGACACACCCTCTTCACAAGTGACCGATGGTGAATCGGTGCATAATGCTCTACCCACACCGCAAATGCAGAAGCTAATATCGAAAGCGCGTTCCGATATTGaggataaattttgtaaattcgaAATAAAGAAATTCGAAGGCGACGAAACTGTTTCGATCATATCGGACACCTGGTCCACCGATGTGTTAGCGAGCGATTCGGAAACTGTAGACGCGAGCGAACGTGACCGTGATCGCAATTTCTCTACACCACTCATACCATCAGCTGTCGTCTTGCCGGGAGACAATAATTTTGATGTGCTAACTGGTGCGGGCGTCATGCGTCCCTTTTTAGATGTATCCGATCAACGCTCCGAGTCTAATTGGAGCACCGATGTGCTGGCCAGCGATTCGGAAAAGTTTGCCGAAGTAGATACGGATGATAATTTGAGCATCACCGCCAAATCGGACATAACCGATTCGGGCGCACGTTCGGAACAGGAGCGTGATCAGTTGGCAGCTGCGATATCTGCTGCGCACACACGACGCGTACCGAATTCACCTTATTATACAGCGCGCAACGGTAGGACATTTCGTGCTGCGACCGCAGCTAATTACAATGCGCCTGCAGGTGGCAACAGTGGTAGCGCTGCGCTTAATGGCGCTGGAAAGGTGGTACGTGCGGCGATTGTCAATGCAGGCAGCGAAGACGGTGGTGTTGTCACGGCCGATGGCAGCCATGGCAGTGGCAGCAGCGATCATTCTCAAGATGATTCAGCATTTTATGATGCGGCGAATTTGTACGATGAAGCCGCGGCCTCTGTGAAGACCGAACAAGATGCTACAGCGCACTACGCCGGATTTTCCTCATTAGCACGCAGCTCGGTGCGCACGACCAATCAGTATAGCGGTGAAAATAACTTTCAGCAAGAATATAAAAGTAGTAGTGGCACTTCCGATGGCAAAGAAACGTTTTTGGGCGCGCCACGCATGCGCCGACAAACCTCAGCCGAGAGCAGTATCTCAAATCAAAGTGTAACATTTGAAGATGCGTCTGGTAATGCGGGTGTGATTGCCAGCAAACCACCGAAGTCGCATCATAAGGGTGGTGTGAAAAAGAAgaagcaacacaacaacagcacgtCGAGTCACAAAGATTTAATAGATTTCAGCGATTTCGGTGAAGAGGAAAAACCACCAATATCTGTAAGAGCAGCTATACACGACACGCTGACCGCTCCAACGCCATCGTCGCTCATTGATTTGTTCGTCGATGAAAACGTCGAGCATCGGCACACATCAAATGAGGCGCGCAATGCCAGTTTCGATGGACGTCGTAACGGTATAATGGCAATGAAGGGCAACGGACATACCGAGTCGCCGGGCAGTCATGCGTCGGTGCCGGTATTGCGTCGCCATCAGAGTCTCAATTACGAAAATCATGAGCTCATGATCAGCAATGTGGTAAATTCCACGAAACGTGTAACAATGATACCGAATTTGTCACAAACGGACGACGCCAAaagtcaacagcaacaacagattATGTTACTTTGCGCGAAAACCGAGAAATTGCAGCTGAACGATACCGATAACGGCACGAGTGAAAGCGCCACGTTGTCCACATCGCGTACCACACTCTCGAACAACACGTCTGGCATTGGCACCGCCAGTGCAACGACTTCTAGTTTAAGTATTGCCACTACCAGCATGAACAGTTGCCAAAAACCGACCAAATCGACCGGTGCCATACCGAAAAGCATCAGTTTCGACGCATCGGCCGACAAGAATACGAATAGCCATAATGATGGTGCCGCGGGCGCAACCACCAGTGCCGGCGCAGGTGCGCGCCATTTACCCACACATCGCAATGCGCGTGTACTATACCCTAATTTGGGTGGACATATCTCGACTAGTGCCAATAGCAATTCCGGTATATTCAACAAGTTGAAGCAAGGTATTTTCAAGCACAGACGCGGCAACAAATCACATTCACGCCACTCGACGCATCTACATAACGGTGTTGAGAGTGTGGATGCTGGCGCTGCGAGTGGTGAGTACGCTACGACACACACCACCAGCAGTCGCAGCGTTTCGTTCAGCGCCAACACCTCGGAAATGTCGCTCGAAATTATTGGCATCGGCAGTGGTTCGGCTAGTGCGCGCAACACATCTACAGGCGGTGCTGACAATGTTGGTGCCACCGGCGGCATGGCATCGAGCTATAGCGATATCAATGAGGATATTCTGGCCAAGTATCGTCGTAAGGTGAGCAGCTCGAGCGAAGCAACCAACTCCGACTCAATGGGCAACTGTTTGGTGGGCTTGGCTGCCGGTGCGGCTGCTCATGAACGCAAACTTTCCGATACAGAGGCGAA atCACCAACTACTTTGTTGCACGATAAAACGCTTGCTTTTAATGTGATCAAGAAGAAAATACGTACCGTGCTGTCTAAGACTGATTTACACACTGGCGATTTTCGCCATACtaca TACACCAATGCCTCACCTTTGCTCACATATCTGCAAATCCAGTTGGCGCAAGCGCTGAATCTGCAAAATTTCCAACAAATATCCTACGTTTCCGAAGCCATTCGTTGCATTTCCACACTCGAACGCAGCCAGCACACCCAGCTACTCGAGGAATTGCAGCAGGACATACAAAAGCGTCAAAATTACTTACAGTATTTAATGCGTTATCGGCAAAACCAACTGCTCATGATGGAGAATATCGAACAGTTCGAGACGCGCCTGCGCAGCGAAAGTGCCACTTGCAATCGTTACTTAATGGCCGTTTGTGTGCGCCTATTTTTTGAGAAACGCCAAGCGAAGTTGGCTGAGTTCCAAGAGGAGTTTGCACGCCTCACAGTCTCGGATGACAAAATCGAGTTGATTGAGGAATTCGTTGATGGGCTGATGGAGGAGTTGCTTGCACCGGCCGGCATATTGCATGGCATGCCCGAGTGGCAGGCACAGGAGGCACGCCAATCCATCGAACGCATACTGCTTACGCGTCTCTACCAGCAAGTGATGTTCCCCAATGAAGATGCGGACTTGTCGCGTGACAC tgtACTTTCGGAGCACATAAGAAAGCTGCAGCGTGTGATTAGTCCTTCACATCCGGCACTTTGCATTCCACAAGCATATCTCTCCGAGGCTCCTTGGTCCTTTTCACAGCAGCAGCTCTCCTATATATCGGCGTATAAAACACCGCGTGAAAAATTGCTGTGTGTTATTAG GTGCATTTCGAGTATTATGAGTTTGTTGCACATGTCGAGTGGCCGTGTGCCAGCTGCTGATGATATTTTGCCCGTTCTAATTTACGTGGTGATTATG ACAAATCCACCCTTCCTGCTGTCAACAGTTGAATATATTACTTGCTTTATTGGCGAGAAGCTGGAAGGTGAAGAACAGTTCCATTGGACGCTCTTCTGTTCCGTGGTGAAATTTATCAAAACAATGGACTACTTGGATTGA